Proteins encoded together in one Coffea arabica cultivar ET-39 chromosome 2c, Coffea Arabica ET-39 HiFi, whole genome shotgun sequence window:
- the LOC113724157 gene encoding protein ALP1-like gives MRFVYVRVGWEGSAHDSRVLMDAISNPDAAFPVPPVGKYYVVDAAYRHMPGFMAPFKSGPGGKSQTAQKGEFNRCHSSVQNIIERTFGVWKMRFKILDGPMKNYPIEAQRNIVVACCVLHNFIREMQPYDVYLANEANMDDAHTAGAQIPQLHVTPEALNDWKELRNAMADHMYLHRNE, from the coding sequence AGAGTTGGTTGGGAAGGAAGTGCCCATGATAGCCGTGTCTTAATGGATGCTATTTCCAATCCGGATGCAGCATTTCCTGTACCACCAGTTGGAAAATATTACGTGGTTGATGCAGCGTACAGACATATGCCAGGATTCATGGCCCCTTTCAAGAGTGGTCCAGGAGGGAAATCACAGACTGCCCAGAAAGGTGAATTTAATCGCTGCCATTCTTCGGTTCAGAATATAATAGAGAGGACATTTGGGGTATGGAAAATGAGATTCAAAATTTTGGATGGTCCAATGAAAAACTATCCTATTGAGGCACAGAGGAACATTGTAGTGGCGTGCTGTGTACTGCACAATTTCATTAGGGAGATGCAGCCATACGACGTCTACTTGGCGAATGAAGCGAATATGGATGACGCACATACCGCAGGAGCTCAAATACCTCAATTGCACGTCACTCCAGAAGCACTCAATGATTGGAAGGAATTACGAAATGCAATGGCTGATCACATGTACCTTCACCGAAATGAATAG
- the LOC113722957 gene encoding beta-glucosidase 24-like, whose translation MAFQVSLWLGLLILASFLFFRELSAAQEPSHNVTIPFSRSSFPPNFIFGASSSAYQYEGAAFEDGKGPSICDTYIHKYPERIRDRSNGDVADDFYHRYKEDVQLMNYIGITGFRFTVSWPRVLPHGKLSKGVNKQGIAFYNNLINELISKGVTPFVTLSHWDPPQALDDEYGGFLNINIVDDFRDFAELCFKEFGDRVKHWLTFNEPWSFSVGGYDSSTFGGTIAPGRCSAWLNKGCPAGDSSTEPYLVAHRIILCHATAAKLYREKYKPSQKGQIGIVLITNWWIPYSNSKADALAAQRILDFFLGWFLDPLTFGDYPKSMRSFVGKRLPKFTEEQKLLIKGSLDFLGLNYYTSSYVLNAPYANSVNISYSTDLQVNFTGIRNGRPIGAPTGAGFFYVYPKGLTELLVHVKKNYKNPTIYITENGYDESNINSLEQAIRDTKRIKFYIGHFKAVKAAIEKGVDVRGFLAWTFLDTFEWTAGFTEKFGIIYVDFKNGLKRYPKHSAHWLKQFLK comes from the exons ATGGCATTTCAAGTTTCTCTTTGGCTTGGCCTCCTAATCTTGGCCAGTTTCTTGTTCTTTAGAGAGCTTTCTGCTGCGCAGGAACCAAGTCATAATGTAACCATTCCATTCAGCCGCAGTAGTTTTCCACCTAATTTTATATTTGGTGCTTCTTCTTCTGCCTATCAG TACGAAGGAGCAGCATTCGAAGATGGAAAAGGACCGAGTATATGCGATACTTATATCCACAAATATCCAG AGAGAATAAGAGATCGCAGCAATGGAGATGTGGCCGATGACTTTTATCATCGTTACAAG GAAGACGTACAACTAATGAACTACATAGGCATAACTGGTTTCAGGTTTACCGTCTCGTGGCCCAGAGTTTTGCCTC ACGGGAAGCTGAGTAAAGGAGTGAACAAGCAAGGCATTGCCTTTTACAACAACCTCATCAATGAGTTAATATCAAAGG GCGTAACACCTTTTGTGACACTGTCTCATTGGGATCCTCCACAAGCCCTAGATGATGAATATGGTGGTTTTCTAAATATTAATATTGT GGATGATTTTCGAGATTTCGCTGAGCTTTGTTTTAAAGAATTCGGTGATAGGGTCAAGCACTGGTTGACCTTCAACGAACCGTGGTCCTTTTCCGTTGGTGGTTATGATTCCAGCACCTTTGGAGGCACTATAGCACCTGGAAGATGTTCGGCATGGTTGAACAAAGGATGCCCTGCTGGGGATTCTTCAACTGAGCCATATTTGGTTGCTCACCGTATAATCCTTTGCCATGCAACAGCTGCTAAACTGTATAGGGAGAAGTACAAG CCATCTCAAAAGGGGCAGATAGGGATAGTGCTTATAACAAATTGGTGGATACCATACTCCAATTCGAAGGCTGATGCACTTGCGGCCCAAAGAATCCTAGACTTTTTCCTTGGATG GTTTCTTGATCCACTCACTTTTGGTGACTACCCAAAAAGCATGCGTAGCTTTGTGGGGAAACGCTTACCAAAATTTACTGAAGAACAGAAATTGTTGATCAAAGGGTCCTTAGACTTCCTGGGATTGAACTACTATACTTCAAGTTATGTTCTTAATGCCCCCTATGCTAATAGTGTTAACATCAGCTATTCGACCGACCTGCAAGTTAATTTCACAG GAATACGGAATGGAAGACCTATTGGGGCACCG ACCGGAGCAggttttttttatgtttatccAAAAGGGCTTACCGAGCTGCTTGTCCATGTGAAGAAAAACTACAAGAATCCAACAATCTATATTACTGAGAATG GGTATGATGAAAGCAATATAAATAGTCTTGAGCAAGCGATCCGTGATACAAAGAGGATCAAATTTTATATTGGCCATTTCAAGGCAGTGAAGGCAGCCATTGA gaaGGGAGTTGATGTAAGAGGATTCTTGGCATGGACCTTCTTGGACACGTTCGAATGGACTGCAGGTTTCACTGAGAAGTTTGGGATAATTTATGTTGACTTTAAGAATGGACTCAAAAGGTATCCCAAGCATTCTGCTCATTGGTTGAAGCAATTCCTCAAGTAA
- the LOC113727049 gene encoding beta-glucosidase 24-like, whose protein sequence is MQSRVYLGLGFLILAIFIQLFVHQSQKPSHIVTAPPFNRSSFPPDFIFGASSSGYQYEGAAFEDGKGPSILDTFFHKYPENLKDRSNGDVANDFYHRYKEDVQLMDYIGINGFRFTISWSRVLPHGKLSGGVNELGIAFYNNLINELISKGITPIVTLSSWDTPQALEDEYGGFLNINIVDDFRDFAELCFKEFGDRVKHWLTFNEPWSFATIGYDGSTFPSAIAPGRCSAWMNRGCPEGDSSTEPYLVGHHIILCHATAAKLYREKYKPSQKGQIGIVLVANWWVPYSDSKADALAAQRTQDFFLGWFLDPLTFGDYPKSMRSFVGERLPKFTEEQKLLIKGSLDFLGLNYYTSMFAYDAPHDNSVHTSYSTDMQVNITVIRDGRLIGEPSGAEYLFVYPEGLAKLLVYLKKNYQNPPIYVTENGYAESHINSLEQAIHDTKRIKFYIDHLEAVKAALEKGVDVRGFLVWSLLDGFEWNAGFTEKYGLIYVDFKNGLKRHPKHSALWFKQFLE, encoded by the exons ATGCAATCTCGAGTTTATCTTGGGCTTGGCTTCTTAATCTTGGCAATCTTTATTCAGCTTTTTGTTCATCAGTCGCAAAAACCAAGTCATATTGTAACCGCTCCTCCATTCAATCGCAGTAGTTTTCCGCCTGATTTCATATTTGGTGCTTCTTCTTCTGGCTATCAG TATGAAGGAGCAGCATTCGAAGATGGAAAAGGACCAAGTATATTGGATACATTTTTCCACAAATATCCAg AGAATCTAAAAGATCGCAGCAATGGAGATGTGGCTAATGATTTCTATCATCGCTACAAG GAAGACGTACAACTAATGGACTACATAGGCATAAATGGTTTCAGGTTTACCATCTCGTGGTCCAGAGTTTTGCCTC ATGGGAAGCTGAGTGGAGGAGTGAACGAGCTAGGCATTGCCTTTTACAACAACCTCATCAATGAGTTAATATCAAAGG GCATAACACCTATTGTGACACTATCTAGTTGGGATACTCCACAAGCCCTAGAGGATGAATATGGTGGTTTTCTAAATATTAATATTGT GGATGATTTTCGAGATTTTGCTGAGCTCTGTTTCAAAGAATTCGGTGATAGGGTCAAGCACTGGTTGACCTTCAACGAACCATGGTCTTTTGCCACAATTGGTTATGACGGTAGCACCTTTCCAAGCGCCATAGCTCCAGGAAGGTGTTCGGCATGGATGAACAGAGGATGCCCTGAAGGGGATTCTTCAACTGAGCCATATTTGGTTGGCCACCATATTATCCTTTGTCATGCAACAGCTGCTAAACTGTACAGAGAGAAGTACAAG CCATCTCAAAAGGGGCAGATAGGAATAGTGCTGGTAGCAAATTGGTGGGTACCTTACTCCGATTCGAAGGCTGATGCACTTGCGGCCCAAAGAACCCAGGACTTTTTCCTTGGATG GTTTCTTGATCCACTAACTTTTGGTGACTATCCAAAAAGCATGCGTAGCTTTGTGGGGGAACGCTTACCAAAATTTACTGAAGAACAGAAATTGTTGATCAAAGGGTCCTTAGACTTCCTGGGATTGAACTACTATACTTCAATGTTTGCTTATGATGCCCCCCATGATAATAGTGTTCATACGAGCTATTCAACCGACATGCAAGTTAATATCACAG TAATACGGGATGGAAGACTTATTGGGGAACCG AGCGGAGCAGAATATTTGTTTGTTTATCCAGAAGGGCTTGCTAAGCTGCTTGTCTATTTGAAGAAAAACTACCAGAATCCACCAATCTATGTTACCGAGAATG GATATGCTGAAAGCCATATAAATAGTCTTGAGCAAGCGATCCATGATACAAAGAGGATCAAATTTTACATCGACCATCTCGAGGCAGTGAAGGCAGCCCTTGA GAAGGGAGTTGATGTAAGAGGATTCCTAGTATGGTCGTTGTTAGACGGATTTGAATGGAATGCAGGTTTCACTGAGAAGTATGGCCTAATTTATGTTGACTTTAAGAACGGACTTAAAAGGCACCCCAAGCATTCAGCTCTTTGGTTCAAGCAATTCCTCGAGTAA
- the LOC113727048 gene encoding beta-glucosidase 24, with protein sequence MAVQVSLSLGLLVLLNFLFFFREISTAQAPIHNITVPFNRCSFPPNFIFGTASSAYQYEGAAFEDGKGPSICDTFTHKYPEKAIDRSNGDVADDFYHLYKEDVQLMKYIGLNGFRFSISWSRVLPHGKLSKGVNKLGIAFYNNLINDLISKGITPFVTLFHWDPPQALEDEYGGFLNISMVDDFRDFAELCFKEFGDRVKSWSTFNEPWSFSTGGYDSTTFIGSLAPGRCSAWMDKGCPAGDSSTEPYLVAHHIILSHAAAAKLYREKYKPSQKGQIGIVLVTNWMLPYSNAKSDAIAAQRVVDFFLGWFLDPLTSGDYPKSMRDKLGGRLPKLTQQQSKLIRGSLDFLGLNYYSSSYAKDIPHATTVNISYTSDFQVNITSIRNGKPIGAPTGAGFLYVYPKGLTEILVYLKKNYHNPTIYITENGLAEANISSIEQAIHDTNRIKFYSGHFKALKAAIEKGVDVRGFFAWTFLDTYEWGSGYTMKFGITYVDFKNKLKRYPKHSALWLKQFLK encoded by the exons ATGGCAGTTCAAGTTTCTCTTTCCCTAGGCCTCTTAGTCTTGCTGAATTTCTTGTTCTTCTTTAGAGAGATTTCTACAGCACAAGCACCAATTCATAATATAACTGTTCCATTCAACCGTTGCAGTTTTCCACCTAATTTTATATTTGGTACTGCTTCTTCTGCCTATCAG TACGAAGGAGCAGCATTCGAAGATGGAAAAGGACCAAGTATATGTGATACTTTTACCCACAAATATCCAG AGAAAGCGATAGATCGCAGCAATGGAGATGTAGCAGATGATTTCTATCATCTTTACAAG GAAGATGTACAATTAATGAAATACATAGGCTTAAATGGTTTCAGATTTTCCATCTCGTGGTCCAGAGTATTGCCTC ATGGAAAGCTAAGCAAAGGAGTGAACAAGCTAGGCATAGCATTTTACAACAATCTCATCAATGATCTAATATCAAAGG GCATAACACCTTTTGTGACACTCTTTCATTGGGATCCTCCTCAAGCCCTAGAAGATGAATATGGCGGCTTTCTAAACATTAGTATGGT GGATGATTTTCGAGATTTCGCAGAGCTTTGTTTCAAAGAATTTGGTGACAGAGTAAAGTCTTGGAGCACATTCAACGAGCCATGGTCATTTTCCACAGGTGGTTATGACTCTACCACCTTTATAGGTTCATTAGCCCCTGGACGATGTTCGGCATGGATGGACAAAGGATGCCCTGCTGGGGATTCTTCGACTGAGCCTTATTTGGTTGCCCACCACATCATCCTTAGCCATGCAGCAGCAGCTAAACTATACAGGGAGAAATACAAG cCATCTCAAAAGGGGCAAATAGGAATAGTGCTTGTAACTAATTGGATGTTGCCTTATTCCAATGCCAAGTCTGATGCAATAGCTGCCCAACGAGTCGTCGACTTTTTCCTGGGATG GTTTCTAGATCCACTAACTTCTGGTGACTATCCAAAAAGCATGCGTGACAAACTAGGGGGACGCTTACCAAAGCTCACTCAACAGCAATCAAAGTTAATCAGGGGCTCCTTAGATTTCTTGGGATTGAACTACTATAGTTCAAGTTATGCTAAGGATATTCCCCATGCTACTACCGTTAATATCAGCTACACATCAGACTTTCAAGTTAATATAACAT CAATACGAAACGGCAAGCCCATTGGTGCGCCG ACAGGAGCAGggtttttatatgtttatccAAAAGGGCTTACTGAGATTCTTGTCTATTTGAAGAAAAACTACCACAATCCAACAATCTATATTACTGAGAATG GACTTGCTGAAGCCAATATCAGTAGTATTGAGCAAGCGATCCATGATACAAATAGGATAAAATTCTACAGTGGTCATTTCAAGGCCTTGAAGGCAGCCATTGA GAAGGGCGTGGATGTGAGAGGATTCTTCGCATGGACGTTTTTAGACACTTATGAATGGGGCTCAGGTTACACAATGAAGTTTGGCATCACTTATGTTGACTTCAAGAATAAACTCAAGAGGTACCCCAAGCATTCAGCCCTTTGGTTGAAGCAATTCCTCAAGTAA